Proteins from a genomic interval of Verrucomicrobiota bacterium:
- a CDS encoding CdaR family protein has protein sequence MHFRDLILHNFWLKLASLVMATMLWFVIFATQTNLRFSESTRIMEKHSITVLKSSEDVRATLVTPSHVDVVVSGPVALLEGLSSSDIEVYVDLTDIKEANELIKRVQVFARNGVKVVEIRPPTVTIRRPQR, from the coding sequence ATGCATTTTCGCGATCTCATCCTGCATAATTTCTGGCTAAAACTGGCGTCGCTGGTGATGGCCACCATGTTGTGGTTTGTTATTTTTGCCACCCAGACCAACCTGCGGTTCAGCGAATCCACCCGGATCATGGAAAAACATTCCATTACCGTCCTGAAATCCTCCGAGGATGTGCGGGCCACCCTGGTTACTCCCAGCCATGTGGATGTGGTGGTCAGCGGCCCGGTGGCGTTGCTGGAAGGGCTTTCCTCCAGTGACATCGAGGTCTATGTGGACCTTACTGACATCAAGGAAGCCAATGAATTAATCAAACGGGTGCAGGTCTTCGCGCGGAACGGCGTCAAAGTTGTCGAAATCCGCCCGCCAACCGTTACTATCCGGCGTCCGCAACGGTGA
- the efp gene encoding elongation factor P, which produces MASANDLRKGMAVDYNGDISVVLDVQHRTPGNLRAFVQATLRSIRTGKSSDVRFSSTERIEVIPMMVRKMEFSYKDGTDFVFTDPETFETVNMTAELVGDAKNYLVENGAVTVTFVDDKAVTIEMPSSVILTVKDAPEGIRGDSANNVQKPATVETGIQIQVPLFIKTGEKIKIDTRTGKYMERA; this is translated from the coding sequence ATGGCTAGCGCAAACGACTTACGTAAAGGCATGGCGGTGGATTATAACGGCGACATCAGTGTGGTGCTCGACGTGCAACACCGTACCCCCGGCAACCTGCGCGCTTTTGTGCAGGCAACCCTCCGCAGCATTCGCACTGGGAAGTCCTCCGATGTCCGCTTTAGTTCCACGGAACGCATTGAGGTCATCCCGATGATGGTGCGTAAAATGGAATTCAGTTACAAAGATGGTACCGATTTTGTGTTCACCGATCCGGAAACATTTGAAACGGTTAACATGACAGCGGAATTGGTGGGCGACGCCAAGAATTACCTAGTGGAAAACGGCGCAGTGACAGTGACCTTCGTGGATGATAAAGCGGTGACTATCGAAATGCCTTCCTCGGTGATTTTGACCGTCAAAGACGCGCCCGAGGGGATTCGCGGTGATTCCGCCAACAATGTCCAGAAACCGGCGACGGTGGAAACCGGAATTCAAATTCAGGTGCCGCTGTTCATCAAGACGGGCGAGAAAATCAAAATTGACACCCGCACTGGCAAATACATGGAACGCGCCTAA
- the folP gene encoding dihydropteroate synthase — translation MKFRARQFEFRFPAPAILMGIVNVTPDSFFDGGQYYDTQRAVAHALELVAEGAGILDVGGESTRPQAAPVSEAEEMRRVLPVIERLVTQVAVPISIDTCKPAVARAAVAAGAAMINDIAANREDGEMWRVAAETGAGYVAMHMQGSPPTMQLNPNYDNVVQAVQAFFGERLERLQQAGMHRDQIVLDVGIGFGKTLEHNLQLLAALDRFTTWERPLLLGVSRKSFIGKLLGVELASRLPGGLACACRAIESGVTIIRTHDVAATWQAVRMTEALLAHKTCD, via the coding sequence ATGAAATTCCGCGCGCGCCAGTTTGAATTCCGGTTTCCCGCTCCGGCCATCCTCATGGGGATTGTGAACGTGACGCCGGATTCTTTTTTCGATGGCGGTCAATATTATGACACCCAGCGGGCGGTTGCGCACGCGCTGGAACTGGTGGCGGAAGGGGCGGGGATACTGGATGTTGGCGGGGAATCCACCCGGCCCCAGGCCGCTCCGGTAAGCGAAGCGGAGGAAATGCGGCGGGTGCTCCCGGTGATTGAGCGGCTCGTTACGCAAGTCGCGGTGCCGATTTCGATAGATACCTGCAAACCGGCGGTGGCCCGCGCGGCGGTGGCGGCGGGGGCGGCCATGATCAACGATATTGCCGCCAACCGGGAGGATGGCGAGATGTGGCGGGTGGCGGCGGAAACTGGCGCCGGCTACGTGGCGATGCACATGCAGGGCTCGCCGCCGACCATGCAATTGAACCCAAACTATGATAACGTGGTCCAAGCAGTGCAGGCTTTTTTTGGCGAACGGTTGGAGCGGTTGCAACAGGCTGGCATGCATCGGGACCAGATTGTGCTGGATGTCGGCATTGGCTTCGGCAAAACTTTGGAACATAATTTGCAGTTGCTCGCGGCACTGGACCGTTTTACAACTTGGGAGCGGCCTTTGTTGTTGGGGGTCTCGCGCAAGTCGTTCATTGGGAAATTGCTGGGGGTGGAGTTGGCGTCCCGGTTGCCGGGTGGGCTGGCTTGTGCCTGCCGTGCCATCGAGTCGGGCGTGACAATCATTCGCACCCATGACGTGGCGGCCACTTGGCAGGCGGTGCGCATGACCGAGGCATTGTTGGCGCATAAAACGTGTGATTGA
- the cdaA gene encoding diadenylate cyclase CdaA, translating into MIELFKLLSMAWRPALEILILAVGIYYVFIFVRGTRGAPVVTGFIMLMLTLTIITTLLELTVLRWLLGTFFAFIAIAILVIFQPELRRILAELGSHPWFASTREQRQNIEIIIQTCERLSEVRIGALIAIEQSIQLQEVIESGIVVDCEATPEMLETIFFPNNAIHDGGVVMHGDRIAFAACIFPLTQRQDLNKSLGTRHRAAIGLAEETDAVVVIVSEETGAVSYAYKGQFTKGVSSEELRAFLSSVFISSSKPQTLWDTLRQRIQNRFRPPSPSPVKAEAK; encoded by the coding sequence GTGATTGAACTGTTTAAATTGTTGAGCATGGCCTGGCGGCCGGCGTTGGAAATCCTCATCCTGGCGGTGGGGATCTACTACGTTTTTATTTTTGTGCGCGGCACGCGCGGTGCGCCCGTGGTCACCGGCTTCATCATGCTGATGCTGACGCTTACCATTATCACCACCCTGCTCGAACTAACGGTGTTGCGCTGGTTGCTGGGGACTTTTTTTGCCTTCATTGCCATTGCCATCTTGGTCATTTTTCAGCCCGAGTTGCGGCGCATCCTGGCCGAGTTGGGCAGTCATCCTTGGTTTGCTTCCACCCGTGAGCAACGCCAGAACATCGAGATCATCATTCAGACGTGTGAGCGCCTTTCCGAGGTGCGCATTGGCGCTTTGATCGCCATCGAGCAATCCATTCAATTACAGGAAGTGATCGAGTCCGGCATCGTGGTGGATTGCGAAGCCACCCCGGAAATGCTGGAGACCATCTTCTTTCCCAACAACGCCATCCATGACGGCGGGGTGGTCATGCATGGAGACCGCATCGCTTTCGCGGCCTGCATTTTTCCGCTTACCCAACGGCAGGATTTGAATAAATCGCTGGGAACCCGCCACCGCGCCGCCATTGGCCTGGCTGAGGAAACTGATGCTGTGGTGGTGATCGTTTCGGAGGAAACCGGTGCCGTCTCCTATGCCTATAAGGGTCAGTTTACCAAAGGCGTTTCCAGCGAGGAATTGCGCGCGTTTCTATCCTCGGTGTTCATCTCCAGCAGTAAACCGCAAACGCTCTGGGATACCTTGCGCCAGCGGATTCAAAACCGGTTCCGTCCGCCCTCCCCGTCGCCGGTAAAGGCGGAAGCGAAATAA
- the glmM gene encoding phosphoglucosamine mutase, translating into MSNGNQKKIFGTDGVRGIANIEPVTAETALKLGRAAAHVFKNLAGTARDRTRHKIVLGKDTRLSGYMLENALSSGILSMGVDVLFIGPLPTPGVAYVTRSLRADAGIVITASHNPYDDNGIKFFRSDGYKLDDGIEADIEELVFSGRIESIRPTASAVGKAVRIDDALGRYIEHAKASFPRGLTLEGLRIVVDCANGAAYKSTPCVLRELGAEVIVLGDHPDGTNINKECGSMYPENLCARVREFRADAGVAHDGDADRVLLCDEEGKLVDGDDIMAIAALDMLSRNVLAEKTLVSTVMSNAGLDAAIKAAGGRVVRTSVGDKNVIDEMLRGGYNFGGEQSGHLIFREHGTTGDGLVAALQILQTMKSSGRPLSKLARCWTRFPQVVVNIRVREKRPFEELAGVMDLVNKAKADVEACGGRLLLRYSGTEPKARLLLEGSDAAALEKWARQIGDAIKHQIGA; encoded by the coding sequence ATGAGCAATGGAAATCAGAAGAAAATTTTTGGTACGGACGGGGTTCGGGGGATCGCCAATATTGAGCCCGTCACCGCTGAAACCGCGTTAAAACTGGGCCGCGCCGCCGCGCATGTCTTCAAGAACCTGGCCGGCACAGCGCGCGACCGCACGCGTCACAAAATTGTGTTGGGCAAGGACACCCGGCTGTCCGGCTACATGCTGGAAAATGCGCTCTCCTCCGGCATTCTTTCCATGGGCGTGGATGTGCTCTTTATCGGACCGCTGCCTACGCCTGGCGTGGCCTACGTCACCCGTAGTTTGCGTGCGGATGCTGGGATTGTCATCACTGCCTCCCATAACCCTTACGACGACAACGGCATTAAATTCTTTCGCTCGGACGGTTATAAATTGGATGACGGCATCGAGGCTGACATTGAGGAGTTGGTGTTCAGCGGGCGCATTGAAAGCATACGCCCCACTGCCAGCGCAGTCGGCAAGGCTGTTCGTATTGATGACGCCCTTGGGCGTTACATCGAGCACGCCAAGGCTTCCTTCCCGCGCGGACTGACCCTGGAGGGGCTGCGCATTGTGGTAGATTGCGCCAATGGGGCCGCCTATAAGTCCACGCCGTGTGTTTTGCGGGAACTGGGTGCCGAAGTCATTGTCCTCGGCGACCACCCGGACGGCACCAACATCAATAAGGAATGCGGCTCCATGTATCCGGAAAATCTCTGCGCTCGCGTGCGTGAATTCCGTGCCGATGCGGGGGTGGCCCACGATGGCGACGCCGACCGCGTGCTGCTGTGTGATGAAGAGGGTAAATTGGTGGATGGCGACGATATTATGGCCATCGCCGCCCTGGATATGCTTTCCCGGAATGTGCTGGCGGAAAAGACGCTCGTCTCCACAGTCATGAGCAACGCCGGTTTGGATGCGGCGATCAAAGCCGCCGGGGGACGCGTTGTCCGCACCAGCGTTGGTGATAAGAACGTCATTGATGAGATGCTGCGCGGCGGATACAACTTTGGCGGCGAACAAAGCGGGCATCTGATCTTCCGCGAACATGGCACCACGGGCGATGGCTTGGTGGCGGCCTTGCAAATTCTCCAGACGATGAAGTCCAGCGGACGCCCCCTTTCCAAGCTGGCCCGGTGTTGGACCCGCTTTCCGCAGGTGGTGGTCAATATTCGTGTCCGTGAAAAACGCCCGTTTGAAGAATTGGCTGGCGTTATGGATTTGGTCAACAAAGCCAAAGCGGACGTCGAAGCGTGCGGTGGACGTTTGCTCTTGCGCTATTCGGGTACCGAACCCAAAGCCCGTCTGTTGCTGGAAGGCAGCGACGCCGCTGCGCTGGAAAAATGGGCGCGGCAAATCGGCGACGCCATCAAACACCAGATCGGAGCGTAG